A stretch of DNA from Microbacterium saperdae:
GTGTGCCTGCTCGGCATCGCGATCGTCACGGTCTGCGACATCATCGGCCGCACGATCATCATGCCGTTCGAGGTGCCGGTGTCGCTGATCCTCGGGATCGTGGGCGCCGTCGTGTTCATCCTGCTCCTGCTGAGGCAGCGTCGTCGTGGCTAGCCTCATGACGACGACCTCGCGATCGGCCGGCGCGTTCACGACGCCCGGGGCGCGGCGGCGCTATGTGATCGTGCTGGGGGTCCTGATCGTCGCCGCTGCGGTGTTCGGATTCGGCGTGCTCGCGTGGGACAACCCGATGCCGGTCGGATCCGACGGCTTCTGGCGCATCGCGAAGCATCGCGCCACGAACGTCACCGTCATGGCCGTGGTGGCCGTGGCCCAGGCGGTGGCGACGGTCGCGTTCCAGACCGTCACGAACAACCGGATCATCACCCCCTCGATCATGGGCTTCGAGTCGTTGTACCGCGTGGTGCAGACCTCCACCGTGTACGTGTTCGGAGTCGCAGGCCTCGTCGCGATCCAGGGCATCTGGCAGTTCGGACTGCAGGTCGTGATCATGGTCGGTCTCGCCATGGCGCTCTACGGCTGGCTGTTGTCCGGGCGATACGGGAACCTCCAGATCATGCTCCTGATCGGCATCATCATCGGGGGCGGGCTCGGCGCCATCTCCACGTTCATGCAGCGCCTGCTCACGCCCAGCGAGTTCGACGTGCTCGCTGCACGGCTCTTCGGCAACGTGTCGAACGCCGATGCCTCCTACCTGCCGTTGGCGATACCGCTGTGCATCGGTGCCTCCGCGCTGCTGTGGATGCGAGCCCGACGCCTGAACCTGATGGCGCTCGGCTCCGACACCGCTCGCTCACTCGGCCTGGACCACCGCAGGGAGCTGTTCATCGTGCTGTTCCTGGTCGCGGTGCTCATGGCGACCTCGACCGCGCTGGTGGGGCCGATGACGTTCCTGGGCTTCCTGGTGGCGACGTTGGCGTACCAGTTCTCCGACACGCACGACCACCGCCTGATCTTCCCGGTGGCCGTGCTCACGGCGTTCACGATTCTCTCCGGCGCGTACTTCGTGATGAAGAACGTCTTCTACGCGCAGGGGATGGTGTCGCTCCTGATCGAACTCGTGGGCGGCACCGTCTTCCTCATCGTCATCCTCAGAAAGGGCCGTCTGTGATCACTCTCCAGGGCGTCCGCAAGAACTACAGCAGCGAGGTCGCCATCGGCCCCGTCGACCTGCAGATCCCTGCCGGCGGCATCACGGCGCTGATCGGGCCGAATGGCGCCGGCAAGTCGACGCTCCTGACCATGATCGGGCGGCTCAACGGGATGGACGCGGGCGCCATCGAGATCGCCGGCTACGACGTCGCCTCCACGCGGTCGAAGGACCTCGCGAAGATCGTGTCGGTGCTCCGACAGGAGAACCACTTCGTCACGCGCCTCACGGTGCGCCAGCTCGTGGGCTTCGGTCGATTCCCGCATTCGAAGGGGCGGCTCACGAGGACGGACGAGGAGATCGTCAGCCGTGCGATCGACTTCCTCGATCTGGCGCCGCTCGAAGGGCGCTATCTCGACGAGCTCTCGGGCGGTCAGCGGCAGCGCGCCTACGTGGCGATGGTGCTCGCGCAGGACACCGCATTCGTGCTGTTGGACGAACCGCTCAACAACCTCGACATGAAGCATGCGGTGCAGATGATGAAGCACCTGCGTCGCGCGGCGGAGGAACTGGGGCGCACGATCGTCATCGTGCTGCACGACATCAACTTCGCCGGGCACTACGCGGATCACATCTGCGCCATGAAGGACGGCGCGGTCGTGGAGTTCGGCGTGCCGTCCGAGATCATGACGGACGAGGTGCTCAGCCGCGTCTTCGACACCGCGGTGCAGGTCGTCGACGGGCCATCCGGTCCTCTCGCCGTGTACTACTGAGCCTCGCGCAGCGCGCTCAGAGCTCGATGCCGTGATCCTCGTCGTTGACGCCGGCGTTGTGGCCGCGACGAGACTCGTAGCCCAAGAACCAGCCCAGCCAGACGATCGCAGCCAGCAGCACCCCGAGCCACACGTTCTGGAAGATCAGTCCGACCACGACGCCGATGACGAGCAGGCCGATCGTGACGAGCAGGCGGAGACCGAGGCGCCGGGGTGCGTTCATGCCCCCAGCCTAGGGGGCTGGCGCTCAGCGCTCGCGGTGGTCCTCTGGCGCCAGTCGAGGGCCGCGGCGCGGCTCATGCACCCCGCTGGCGAAGATGAGCCGGATCACGCGCTGGCGATGCCCGGTCCACGGGGCGAGCAGCTCGACCATGCCGTCGTCGTCGGTGCGCTTCCCGGTCAGTGCGTGGCCGACCTCGTGCGCCAGGTGGTAGTCGCCCACGCTCACGGCATCGGGGTCGCCGAGCGCGCGGATGCGCGTCTCGGCCGAGGTCCAGACACCGATGCCGGGGAGGCTCGTGAGCACCCGGTCGCGATCCGCTCCGGTCGGCGCCGCGCGCACGGCGCGTTCGATGCTCTCGCCGCGCATGGCGGCACGCACGATCGTCTTCGATTGCGGCGGTTCGACGCCGGCGCGGTGCCACGCCCACGAGGGGATGCCGCGCCACACGGACGAGGGGGGGAGGGGCGTGCATGGGGCGCGGCGTGGGCCCCGGTGAGCGCTCGCCGAAACGCGACACGAGGGCACGCCACGCGCCGAACGCCTGCATGCCTGTGACCTTCTGCTCGATGATCGCGCAGGCGAGCGCATCGAAGATCTCGTCGGTGCGGGTCAGGCGCAGTCCGGGGTGCCGGCGGGCCGATTCCTCGATCAGGGGGTGCAAGGAGGCATCGAAGCCGTCGGCATCGTCGTCGGCACCGCACAGGCGGGGTACCCGGTCCAGGGCGTTCTCGGCTCCCGGCCCCCACGCGGTCGCGCGGATCTCATCGCCGACGGCGCGCAGGGCGAGTGTCGCCACACCGACAGGCGTGCGGATCGCACGCCAGATCACAGGGCCGTCGATGACGGTGGTCGGGTCGGTGCGCCCCCGGCGGAGCATGCCGACGGTGGCGAGGAGATCGACCGGGTGTGCCGGCCGATAGACGGTCTCCCTGCGCAGCTCCGGAATGGCGGCCTCGGCCGCTCCGGCATCCGCTGTCAGGGTCATGCGCCCACCCTACGTGGCGGGCCTGACACTCGGGTCAGAAGCGGTCGGGCGAAGGCGTGCCGTGGCCGTAGCGGATGACGACGTCGGCGTGCCGGTCGAAGCGGTAGCCGATGCCGCGCACCGTGCGGACGATGTCCTCGTAGCGGCCGAGCTTGGCACGCAGGCGACGCACGTGGACGTCGATCGTGCGCTCAC
This window harbors:
- a CDS encoding iron chelate uptake ABC transporter family permease subunit, which codes for MTTTSRSAGAFTTPGARRRYVIVLGVLIVAAAVFGFGVLAWDNPMPVGSDGFWRIAKHRATNVTVMAVVAVAQAVATVAFQTVTNNRIITPSIMGFESLYRVVQTSTVYVFGVAGLVAIQGIWQFGLQVVIMVGLAMALYGWLLSGRYGNLQIMLLIGIIIGGGLGAISTFMQRLLTPSEFDVLAARLFGNVSNADASYLPLAIPLCIGASALLWMRARRLNLMALGSDTARSLGLDHRRELFIVLFLVAVLMATSTALVGPMTFLGFLVATLAYQFSDTHDHRLIFPVAVLTAFTILSGAYFVMKNVFYAQGMVSLLIELVGGTVFLIVILRKGRL
- a CDS encoding iron ABC transporter ATP-binding protein, which gives rise to MITLQGVRKNYSSEVAIGPVDLQIPAGGITALIGPNGAGKSTLLTMIGRLNGMDAGAIEIAGYDVASTRSKDLAKIVSVLRQENHFVTRLTVRQLVGFGRFPHSKGRLTRTDEEIVSRAIDFLDLAPLEGRYLDELSGGQRQRAYVAMVLAQDTAFVLLDEPLNNLDMKHAVQMMKHLRRAAEELGRTIVIVLHDINFAGHYADHICAMKDGAVVEFGVPSEIMTDEVLSRVFDTAVQVVDGPSGPLAVYY